One window of the Archangium primigenium genome contains the following:
- a CDS encoding peptidyl-prolyl cis-trans isomerase, which yields MAPPPSSADGPQVARFVGGSLSLEELRRESQRLPPSLREQFESEAGRREFVGALVDKRLMVLEARRRGLAEQPEIVRQVRELEERLVVQALLAQEERNLGPPSEAELRAYHEANKDSFRQPERLRVTRVLAAVGPGRGSAEQARARVRAEQFARRLRAGEPMARVSSEGEGPERARQGELGLLVRGAGRDPRLERAAFALTRPGEVSPVVELEDGFAVLQLVERLPGRTPPFEEVRSEVEGRLAPTRQRGVFDALRARLRSTAEVQVELTPTP from the coding sequence GTGGCCCCCCCTCCTTCGTCCGCCGACGGCCCCCAGGTGGCGCGCTTCGTGGGAGGAAGCCTCTCGCTCGAGGAGTTGCGGCGCGAGTCTCAGCGCTTGCCCCCGTCCTTGCGCGAGCAGTTCGAGAGCGAGGCGGGACGGCGCGAGTTCGTGGGGGCCCTGGTGGACAAGCGGCTGATGGTGCTGGAGGCCCGGCGGCGGGGCCTGGCCGAACAGCCGGAGATCGTCCGGCAGGTGCGGGAGTTGGAGGAGCGGCTCGTGGTCCAGGCCCTGCTCGCGCAGGAGGAGCGGAACCTGGGGCCCCCGAGCGAGGCGGAGCTGCGCGCCTATCACGAGGCGAACAAGGACAGCTTCCGACAGCCCGAGCGGCTTCGCGTCACACGGGTGTTGGCCGCGGTGGGGCCGGGGCGGGGCTCGGCGGAGCAGGCCCGGGCGCGCGTCCGGGCGGAGCAGTTCGCGCGGCGCCTGCGCGCGGGTGAGCCCATGGCACGCGTGTCCTCGGAAGGAGAGGGGCCGGAGCGGGCGCGCCAGGGGGAGCTGGGACTGCTCGTCCGGGGCGCGGGGCGGGACCCCCGGCTGGAGCGGGCCGCGTTCGCGCTCACCCGGCCGGGCGAGGTGTCGCCCGTCGTGGAGCTCGAGGACGGCTTCGCGGTGCTCCAGCTCGTGGAGCGGCTGCCAGGTCGGACACCGCCCTTCGAGGAGGTCCGCTCGGAAGTGGAGGGCCGGCTGGCGCCCACGCGTCAGCGCGGGGTCTTCGATGCCCTGCGCGCGCGGCTGCGGAGCACGGCGGAGGTCCAGGTCGAGCTGACACCGACGCCCTGA
- a CDS encoding TetR family transcriptional regulator, giving the protein MRPSKSDRGSETREQILITAERLFAEHGVEAVSNRQVSEAAGQSNNFAVGYHFGSKDELVLAIVRRHAESVERRRAEMFETLAGSTDLRDWVSCLVRPTIEHLESLGSPTWYARFIAQVTTNPTLRERVTQEAFASSTLQRLVEGMFRLVPRLPEHVHQQRGVMCRLLIVQLCAERERELQQGTAAPHATWAATADVLVDALVGLWLAPDTSRR; this is encoded by the coding sequence GTGCGCCCGAGCAAGTCCGACCGAGGCAGCGAGACGCGGGAGCAGATCCTGATCACCGCGGAGCGGCTGTTCGCCGAGCACGGCGTGGAGGCCGTCTCCAACCGACAGGTGAGCGAGGCGGCGGGCCAGTCGAACAACTTCGCGGTGGGCTATCACTTCGGCTCCAAGGACGAGCTGGTGCTGGCGATCGTGCGGCGGCACGCCGAGTCGGTGGAGCGGCGCCGCGCGGAGATGTTCGAGACGCTCGCCGGCTCGACCGACCTGCGCGACTGGGTGTCGTGCCTCGTGCGGCCGACCATCGAGCACCTGGAGTCGCTGGGCAGTCCGACCTGGTACGCGCGCTTCATCGCCCAGGTGACGACGAACCCGACGCTGCGCGAGCGCGTCACCCAGGAGGCCTTCGCCTCGAGCACGCTCCAGCGGCTCGTGGAGGGCATGTTCCGCCTGGTGCCGCGGCTTCCCGAGCATGTGCATCAACAGCGCGGGGTCATGTGCCGGCTGCTCATCGTGCAGCTGTGCGCCGAGCGGGAGCGTGAGCTGCAACAGGGCACCGCCGCGCCCCACGCGACGTGGGCCGCCACCGCGGACGTGTTGGTCGACGCGCTCGTGGGGTTGTGGCTGGCCCCCGACACCTCCCGACGCTGA
- a CDS encoding caspase family protein, whose product MATGLSIHIGLNHVNPAAYGGWDGALAGCINDARDMQRIADGLGYRSLLLVEHQATSARVVQELGLAARRLTSGDILLVTYSGHGGQTPDVNGDEADGQDETWVLWDRQLVDDELYALWSRFAPGVRIVLLSDSCHSGTVLRMREAPPGMETSPRLEAVRTMPLDVREALAARDAAGLATAQWVAGPAERAPVQASVLLISGCMDHQLSLDGAANGLFTEKLKQVWNSGGFTGDYRSFHAAIVSRMPASQTPHFATAGVPHPRFEAQRPFTRAAPSESPTVRPTVRYGDSGPHVLYLQQRLSAWGDVLLLDGEFGPTTHACVLNFQRVRGLMADGVVGPLTWRALEGRAPMSPDVSDGAEQPAC is encoded by the coding sequence ATGGCGACAGGCCTTTCGATCCACATCGGGCTCAACCACGTCAATCCCGCGGCCTACGGCGGCTGGGACGGCGCGCTGGCGGGCTGCATCAACGACGCGCGGGACATGCAGCGCATCGCCGACGGGCTGGGCTACCGCTCCCTGCTGCTCGTCGAGCACCAGGCCACCTCCGCCCGCGTCGTCCAGGAGCTGGGTCTGGCCGCGCGGCGGCTCACCTCGGGCGACATCCTGCTGGTGACCTACTCGGGGCACGGCGGACAGACGCCGGACGTGAACGGCGACGAGGCGGACGGCCAGGACGAGACGTGGGTGCTGTGGGATCGGCAGTTGGTGGATGACGAGCTCTACGCGCTCTGGTCACGCTTCGCCCCGGGCGTGCGCATCGTCCTCCTGTCGGACAGCTGCCACAGCGGCACCGTCCTGCGGATGCGCGAGGCGCCGCCGGGCATGGAGACCTCGCCCCGGCTGGAGGCCGTGCGGACGATGCCGCTCGACGTCCGCGAGGCCCTCGCCGCGCGAGACGCGGCCGGGCTCGCCACGGCGCAGTGGGTGGCCGGACCGGCGGAGCGCGCGCCCGTCCAGGCGAGCGTGCTGCTCATCTCCGGCTGCATGGACCATCAACTCTCGCTGGACGGCGCGGCCAACGGCCTCTTCACCGAGAAGCTCAAACAGGTCTGGAACAGCGGCGGCTTCACCGGGGACTACCGGAGCTTCCACGCGGCGATCGTCTCGCGCATGCCCGCGTCGCAGACCCCCCACTTCGCGACGGCTGGCGTCCCCCACCCGCGCTTCGAGGCCCAGCGGCCCTTCACGCGCGCGGCCCCGAGCGAGTCCCCAACGGTCCGGCCCACCGTGCGCTATGGCGACAGCGGCCCTCATGTCCTCTACCTGCAGCAGCGGCTGAGCGCGTGGGGGGACGTGCTCCTCCTGGATGGCGAGTTCGGCCCCACGACCCATGCGTGTGTCCTGAACTTCCAGCGCGTCCGCGGCCTCATGGCCGATGGGGTGGTGGGCCCGCTCACCTGGCGGGCCTTGGAGGGACGCGCCCCGATGTCTCCCGACGTCTCGGACGGCGCGGAGCAGCCCGCCTGCTGA
- a CDS encoding peptidylprolyl isomerase: MAAALMLLQACGGRAGNETSGVAPGETLVARVGDGAITARAFKAKLEEQPAFIRSRYTSLESKKEFLGGMIRFEVLAQEARRQGLDQDPEVKATLEKLMVQKLIQKQAAAAGTVSEAELKAYYQDHLTEFVRPERVRVGQVFLASARGDARRAQVQQEAARLLADARRREAGGDTRAFGELTRARSDDAATREVEGDLGFKTREELAAQWGAPVAEAAFGLKSVGELSEVASERGLHLLKLLARQPRQEQSLESARARIENRLLQEKRSQGLDAFTAALKQKGEIRIDEQALDAVTLQGDDAGNARTVP; this comes from the coding sequence ATGGCCGCCGCACTGATGCTCCTGCAGGCCTGCGGTGGGCGGGCTGGGAACGAGACCTCCGGCGTGGCCCCCGGGGAGACCCTTGTCGCCCGGGTGGGTGACGGCGCCATCACCGCCCGCGCGTTCAAGGCGAAGCTGGAGGAGCAGCCGGCGTTCATCCGCTCGCGCTACACCTCGCTGGAGTCCAAGAAGGAGTTCCTGGGCGGCATGATCCGCTTCGAGGTGCTCGCCCAGGAGGCGCGGCGTCAGGGGTTGGACCAGGATCCCGAGGTGAAGGCCACGCTGGAGAAGCTGATGGTGCAGAAGCTCATCCAGAAGCAGGCCGCGGCGGCCGGGACGGTGAGCGAAGCGGAGCTGAAGGCGTACTACCAGGACCACCTCACCGAGTTCGTGCGGCCCGAGCGCGTGCGGGTGGGCCAGGTGTTCCTGGCCTCGGCCCGTGGAGATGCCCGGCGGGCCCAGGTGCAACAGGAGGCGGCCCGCCTGCTGGCGGACGCGCGGCGGCGGGAGGCCGGCGGAGACACGCGGGCCTTCGGCGAACTGACCCGCGCGCGCTCGGACGATGCCGCCACCCGGGAGGTGGAGGGCGACCTCGGCTTCAAGACGCGCGAGGAACTCGCCGCCCAGTGGGGCGCGCCGGTGGCGGAAGCCGCCTTCGGGCTGAAGTCGGTCGGTGAGCTGTCGGAGGTGGCCTCGGAGCGGGGACTGCATCTGCTCAAGCTGCTGGCGCGGCAACCGCGACAGGAGCAGAGCCTGGAGAGCGCCCGCGCGCGCATCGAGAACCGGCTCCTCCAGGAGAAGCGCTCCCAGGGCCTGGACGCCTTCACCGCCGCCCTCAAGCAAAAGGGCGAGATCCGGATCGACGAGCAGGCGCTCGACGCCGTCACGCTCCAGGGAGACGACGCGGGCAACGCCCGGACGGTTCCCTGA
- a CDS encoding SDR family NAD(P)-dependent oxidoreductase, with protein sequence MRIQDKVFVVTGGGSGMGRALVHALLAKGARVAAVDINAAALEETLTQAGARRDRVAPFTVNVAERAQVEALPEQVIARFGAVDGLINNAGVIQPFVKLKDLDYAAIDRVMNVNLFGTLYMTKAFLPHLLARPEAHLTNISSMGGFLPVPGQTIYGATKAAVKLLTEGLHSELQDTNVRVMVVFPGAMNTNIMVNSGLTSGPSAQGDAGAIKTLAPDTAARLILEGIEHNRYRVLVGSDARFMDALYRLNPQRAAGFIAKQMAALLSK encoded by the coding sequence ATGAGAATCCAGGACAAGGTGTTCGTCGTGACGGGGGGCGGCAGTGGCATGGGCCGCGCGTTGGTGCACGCGCTGCTGGCCAAGGGGGCGCGGGTCGCCGCGGTGGACATCAACGCGGCCGCCCTGGAGGAGACGCTCACGCAGGCGGGCGCGCGGCGGGATCGGGTGGCCCCCTTCACGGTCAACGTCGCGGAGCGGGCCCAGGTGGAGGCGCTTCCCGAGCAGGTCATCGCCCGCTTCGGGGCGGTGGATGGCCTCATCAACAACGCGGGCGTCATCCAGCCTTTCGTCAAGCTCAAGGACCTGGACTACGCGGCGATCGACCGGGTGATGAACGTCAACCTGTTCGGCACGCTCTACATGACCAAGGCGTTCCTGCCCCACCTGCTCGCGCGCCCCGAGGCCCACCTCACCAACATCTCCAGCATGGGCGGCTTCCTGCCCGTGCCAGGGCAGACCATCTACGGCGCGACCAAGGCGGCGGTGAAGCTCCTGACGGAGGGGCTGCACTCGGAGCTCCAGGACACGAACGTCCGCGTCATGGTCGTCTTCCCGGGGGCCATGAACACCAACATCATGGTGAACTCGGGGCTGACGTCCGGGCCCTCCGCGCAGGGCGACGCGGGCGCCATCAAGACGCTGGCGCCGGATACGGCCGCGCGGCTCATCCTCGAGGGCATCGAGCACAACCGCTACCGGGTGCTGGTGGGCTCGGATGCCCGGTTCATGGACGCGCTCTACCGGCTCAACCCCCAGCGCGCCGCGGGCTTCATCGCGAAGCAGATGGCCGCGCTGCTGTCCAAGTAA
- a CDS encoding trypsin-like serine peptidase, which translates to MRSWVTWLGVALVLLGGGCRDTPSSREDPPPGKTAQVRDAIIHGVSGRQDVFQVADNTLRERAMRSSVALVHANALDARDPENIQFLARSVWDVHRLCDPPYSTTRDLAPAFCSGTLIDDALVLTAGHCVPTAEACAQTRLVFTFYRADYYGLAPRTHEDVFQCQDVVVRARGQVAGRDLDYAILRLDRPATPRFASAPLRAGARPMAAREPVAVIGTSGGTALTLDASGTVLSARAEVRDYFVVDADMAVGSAGAGVYELRGHGLAGVLARGELDHVLAPGRDCWTERVCTGPVGCRGQDVTYVRPALEAYCQAESNPRLCPPPEATPSPEAQDFTATGTGSARHDTFNYTVRFTAGDRVLLGTCGVPLASAHGDTSLRLMSPSGTELAFNDDACDSRGSQVEFFATETGDYEVRAGCHGEESCGGTVAWSKSSAHGSRDYSASDTNSASRNTVNWTLRLFAGQHLVLGTCGVPGARDWGGAVLRLEGPSGSEVSSSYTCSSPGSGGNLTYTVPPEGGGEYRVRAGCFGSASCGGTAAWRIQ; encoded by the coding sequence ATGCGGTCCTGGGTCACATGGCTCGGCGTTGCGCTCGTCCTGCTCGGGGGCGGATGTCGCGACACGCCCTCCTCCAGGGAGGATCCGCCGCCCGGGAAGACGGCCCAGGTGCGTGACGCCATCATTCACGGCGTATCGGGCCGCCAGGACGTGTTCCAGGTCGCCGACAACACCCTGCGCGAGCGGGCCATGCGCTCCAGCGTGGCGCTGGTCCACGCGAACGCGCTCGATGCCCGCGATCCCGAGAACATCCAGTTCCTCGCGCGGAGCGTGTGGGACGTTCATCGGCTGTGCGATCCGCCCTACAGCACCACCCGCGACCTCGCCCCGGCATTCTGCTCCGGAACCTTGATCGATGACGCGCTGGTGCTGACGGCCGGCCACTGCGTGCCCACCGCCGAGGCCTGTGCCCAGACCCGCCTCGTCTTCACGTTCTACCGGGCCGATTATTACGGCCTCGCGCCCCGCACGCACGAGGATGTCTTCCAATGCCAGGACGTCGTCGTGCGCGCCCGGGGACAGGTGGCCGGGCGTGACCTGGACTACGCCATCCTCCGGTTGGATCGTCCCGCCACCCCGCGCTTCGCCTCCGCCCCCCTGCGCGCGGGCGCGCGCCCCATGGCGGCACGCGAGCCGGTGGCGGTCATCGGCACCAGTGGTGGCACCGCGCTCACCCTCGACGCGAGCGGCACGGTGCTCTCGGCGCGCGCGGAGGTCCGGGACTATTTCGTCGTCGACGCGGACATGGCCGTGGGCAGCGCGGGGGCGGGGGTCTACGAGCTGCGGGGCCACGGGCTCGCGGGGGTCCTGGCGCGTGGCGAGCTGGACCATGTCCTCGCCCCGGGACGTGACTGCTGGACGGAGCGCGTGTGTACCGGGCCCGTGGGGTGCCGGGGCCAGGACGTCACCTACGTGCGCCCGGCCCTCGAGGCCTACTGCCAGGCCGAGTCCAACCCCCGCCTGTGTCCGCCCCCGGAGGCGACCCCCTCGCCGGAGGCCCAGGACTTCACCGCCACCGGCACTGGCTCGGCGCGACACGACACCTTCAATTACACGGTGCGCTTCACGGCGGGAGACCGGGTCCTGCTCGGCACCTGTGGCGTGCCGCTCGCCTCCGCCCACGGCGACACCAGCCTGCGGCTGATGTCCCCCTCCGGCACGGAGCTCGCGTTCAATGACGATGCCTGCGACAGCCGTGGCTCCCAGGTCGAGTTCTTCGCCACCGAGACGGGCGACTACGAGGTGCGCGCGGGCTGCCACGGCGAGGAGTCCTGTGGCGGCACCGTCGCCTGGAGCAAGTCCTCGGCCCATGGCAGCCGGGACTACAGCGCGAGCGATACCAACAGCGCCTCCAGGAACACCGTGAACTGGACCCTCCGTCTCTTCGCCGGGCAACACCTGGTCCTGGGCACCTGTGGTGTTCCAGGCGCGAGGGATTGGGGCGGCGCCGTGCTCCGCCTGGAGGGACCCTCGGGGTCCGAGGTGTCCTCGAGCTACACCTGCAGCAGCCCGGGCAGTGGAGGCAATCTCACCTACACCGTTCCCCCGGAAGGCGGTGGCGAGTACCGGGTCCGCGCCGGCTGCTTCGGCTCCGCGTCTTGTGGGGGCACGGCCGCCTGGAGGATCCAATGA
- a CDS encoding dienelactone hydrolase family protein, which produces MARQDVEIPTADGTMDAQLYRPEGAGPWPAVLLLTDAGGTRPAFESMAQRLSDAGYVVLLPHVYYREGRAPLPNMQGSFQHDEAFRKRIFGLMATLSPERVRLDAAASLDFLARQPGVVGKAGVVGYCMSGGMAVHIAATFPERVAAAASFHGGRLATDAPESPHRVVGQVRGELYFGHADQDGSMPADAIARLEAALKEAGVKHRSELYVGARHGFAVEGSEAYDADAAAQHWTRMLELWGRTLRA; this is translated from the coding sequence ATGGCCCGGCAGGACGTCGAGATCCCCACCGCGGATGGCACGATGGACGCGCAGTTGTATCGCCCGGAGGGCGCGGGTCCGTGGCCGGCCGTGCTCCTGCTCACGGATGCCGGGGGCACCCGGCCCGCGTTCGAGTCCATGGCCCAGCGGCTGTCGGACGCGGGCTACGTGGTGCTGCTGCCCCACGTCTACTACCGCGAGGGCCGCGCCCCCCTGCCCAACATGCAGGGCTCCTTCCAGCACGACGAGGCCTTCCGCAAGCGCATCTTCGGCCTCATGGCCACGCTGTCCCCCGAGCGCGTGCGCCTGGATGCCGCCGCGTCGCTGGACTTCCTCGCGCGCCAGCCGGGCGTGGTGGGCAAGGCGGGCGTGGTGGGCTACTGCATGAGCGGCGGCATGGCCGTGCACATCGCCGCGACCTTCCCCGAGCGCGTCGCCGCGGCGGCCTCCTTCCATGGCGGGCGGCTGGCGACGGATGCGCCCGAGAGCCCCCACCGGGTGGTGGGACAGGTGCGGGGCGAGCTGTACTTCGGCCACGCGGATCAGGACGGCTCCATGCCCGCGGACGCCATCGCCCGGCTGGAGGCGGCGCTCAAGGAGGCGGGCGTCAAGCACCGCTCCGAGCTCTACGTGGGCGCGCGCCACGGCTTCGCGGTGGAGGGCTCGGAGGCGTATGACGCGGACGCCGCCGCGCAGCACTGGACGCGGATGCTGGAGCTGTGGGGCCGCACACTGCGCGCCTGA